In Paraburkholderia terrae, a genomic segment contains:
- a CDS encoding TetR/AcrR family transcriptional regulator, which translates to MEPTTTVRDQILEHAITLMMLRGYNGFSYRDLSELVGVKTSSIHYYFPSKDDLVLEAVSQYSNEILGALGSIESSLPADQKLGKYTKLFGRTLGEGDQICLCGMLAADIEALPDNVRTAVQAFFKANESWLAKVLAQGVKERTLHVNGKPENAARALYAAYQGSVLASRLFRTKARLEDVEASWKVSK; encoded by the coding sequence ATGGAACCGACCACTACCGTTCGCGATCAGATTCTGGAGCACGCCATCACGTTGATGATGCTGCGCGGCTACAACGGGTTTAGCTACCGCGACCTGTCGGAGCTGGTTGGGGTGAAGACTTCGAGCATCCATTATTACTTCCCGTCGAAAGACGACCTGGTGCTCGAAGCCGTCAGCCAGTACAGCAACGAGATACTCGGCGCGCTCGGTTCCATTGAGTCTTCTCTTCCAGCGGATCAGAAGCTCGGCAAGTACACGAAGCTGTTCGGCAGAACCCTTGGCGAAGGCGACCAGATCTGCCTGTGCGGCATGCTCGCCGCGGATATCGAGGCATTGCCCGATAACGTGCGCACAGCCGTGCAGGCATTCTTCAAGGCCAACGAAAGCTGGCTCGCGAAGGTGCTGGCACAAGGCGTCAAGGAGCGCACGTTGCACGTCAACGGCAAGCCCGAAAACGCGGCGCGAGCGCTGTACGCCGCTTACCAGGGCAGCGTGCTGGCAAGCCGGCTGTTCAGGACGAAGGCTCGGCTGGAAGATGTCGAGGCTTCATGGAAGGTTTCGAAGTAA
- a CDS encoding organic hydroperoxide resistance protein, giving the protein MSIEKVLYRAHAHATGGRDGRAVVPEGKLDFKLVTPRELGGAGGEGANPEQLFAAGYSACFLGAMKFVAARDKTAIPADVSIDGSVGIGAIPNGFGIEVELKISLPGMPRDVAQALIDKAHIVCPYSNATRGNIDVTLTLV; this is encoded by the coding sequence ATGTCGATCGAAAAAGTTCTGTACCGCGCCCACGCTCACGCCACGGGAGGCCGCGACGGCCGCGCCGTCGTCCCCGAAGGCAAGCTCGATTTCAAACTGGTCACGCCGCGTGAACTCGGCGGCGCGGGCGGCGAAGGCGCGAATCCGGAACAGCTGTTCGCGGCAGGCTACAGCGCCTGTTTCCTCGGCGCGATGAAGTTCGTCGCGGCGCGCGACAAGACGGCGATTCCGGCGGACGTGTCGATCGACGGCAGCGTTGGCATCGGCGCGATTCCGAACGGCTTCGGCATTGAAGTGGAACTGAAGATTTCGCTGCCGGGCATGCCGCGCGACGTCGCTCAGGCATTGATCGACAAAGCTCACATCGTGTGCCCGTACTCGAATGCAACGCGCGGCAACATCGACGTCACGTTGACGCTGGTTTGA
- a CDS encoding alpha/beta hydrolase, producing the protein MKALKPLVLAAVLAANAVIAAAATPTTQPTPDRVTTGLLKQLNSGTGPALNTLPPAKARQVLVDAQNGVKVDLSGIDVSNRTIEEDGISVPITIVRPQGATGTLPVFMFFHGGGWILGDFQTHERLVRDLVVQSGAVAVFVNYTPSPEARYPVAINQAYAATKWVAEHGNDIGVDGSRLAVVGNSVGGNMAAVVSLMAKDKHGPQIRFQGLMWPVTDANFNDGSYLAYRDKHFLTRAMMQWFWDAYTKDPAQRAQIYASPLRASEEELKGLPPALIQVAQFDVLRDEGEAYGHKLDAAGNEVTTTRYNGTIHDFGLLNALAADAPTQAATKQLANEIKTRLK; encoded by the coding sequence ATGAAAGCCCTGAAGCCACTCGTCCTTGCCGCCGTTCTCGCCGCGAACGCCGTGATTGCCGCCGCCGCAACGCCCACCACGCAACCGACGCCCGACCGCGTCACGACGGGACTCCTGAAGCAGCTCAACAGCGGCACGGGCCCCGCCCTCAACACGCTGCCGCCCGCGAAGGCGCGTCAGGTGCTGGTCGATGCGCAGAACGGCGTGAAAGTCGATCTGTCCGGCATCGACGTGTCGAACCGCACCATCGAAGAGGACGGTATCAGCGTGCCGATTACCATCGTGCGTCCGCAAGGCGCGACGGGCACGCTGCCGGTGTTCATGTTCTTCCACGGCGGTGGCTGGATCCTCGGTGACTTCCAGACCCACGAACGCCTCGTACGCGACCTGGTCGTGCAGTCCGGCGCAGTGGCCGTGTTCGTGAACTACACGCCGTCGCCCGAGGCTCGTTATCCTGTCGCGATCAACCAGGCGTATGCCGCGACGAAGTGGGTCGCGGAGCACGGCAACGACATCGGCGTGGACGGCAGCCGCCTCGCCGTGGTGGGCAACAGCGTGGGCGGGAATATGGCCGCCGTCGTCAGCCTGATGGCGAAGGACAAGCATGGTCCGCAAATCCGCTTCCAGGGCTTGATGTGGCCCGTCACGGATGCCAACTTCAACGACGGTTCGTACCTCGCGTATCGCGACAAGCATTTCCTGACCCGTGCGATGATGCAATGGTTCTGGGACGCGTACACGAAGGACCCTGCGCAGCGCGCGCAGATTTATGCATCGCCGTTGCGTGCTTCTGAAGAAGAGTTGAAGGGTCTGCCGCCCGCGTTGATCCAGGTTGCGCAATTCGACGTGCTGCGCGACGAAGGCGAGGCATATGGTCACAAGCTCGACGCAGCGGGCAACGAAGTCACGACGACGCGCTACAACGGCACGATCCACGATTTCGGTCTGCTCAACGCCCTCGCTGCCGATGCGCCGACACAGGCCGCGACGAAGCAACTCGCGAATGAGATCAAGACGCGCCTGAAGTAA
- a CDS encoding haloacid dehalogenase type II, with translation MTTADVKACVFDVFGTLVDWRGGVAREAAAFLQRHGRSAQEADAFADAWRAQYQPAMQRVRSGERPFTKLDVLHRENLEAVLREFGIDAEQVEATELDDLNLAWHRLDPWPDTVDGLARLKSQYIIAPLSNGNVRLMIDMAKHGGLPWDAILGAEVAQAYKPSPEAYLRTAEILALSPGEVCMVAAHNSDLAAAQKCGLRTAFIPRSHEHGASQTTDLQPEGNWDWVAGDLLDLAKQLGV, from the coding sequence ATGACAACAGCTGACGTAAAGGCCTGCGTATTCGATGTTTTCGGCACGCTCGTCGACTGGCGAGGCGGTGTCGCGCGCGAAGCGGCCGCATTTCTGCAGAGGCATGGACGAAGCGCGCAGGAAGCCGACGCATTCGCGGATGCCTGGCGCGCGCAATATCAGCCCGCGATGCAACGGGTCCGCAGTGGCGAGCGTCCGTTCACGAAGCTCGATGTATTGCACCGTGAGAATCTCGAAGCGGTGTTGCGCGAGTTCGGCATCGACGCCGAACAGGTCGAGGCTACGGAACTCGACGATCTCAATCTGGCGTGGCATCGGCTCGATCCATGGCCGGATACCGTCGATGGACTCGCGCGGCTCAAGTCGCAATACATCATTGCGCCACTGTCGAACGGCAATGTCAGGCTGATGATCGATATGGCAAAGCATGGCGGCTTGCCGTGGGACGCGATTCTCGGCGCGGAAGTCGCGCAAGCCTACAAGCCATCGCCTGAAGCGTATTTGCGCACGGCAGAGATTCTGGCGTTGTCGCCGGGAGAGGTGTGCATGGTCGCCGCGCACAATAGCGATCTTGCAGCAGCGCAGAAGTGCGGGTTGAGAACCGCGTTCATCCCACGTTCCCATGAACACGGCGCGTCGCAAACAACCGATCTACAGCCGGAAGGGAATTGGGACTGGGTCGCAGGCGACCTTTTGGATCTTGCGAAGCAACTTGGCGTGTAA
- a CDS encoding L-fuconate dehydratase produces MTTITRLSVRDIRFPTSRSLDGSDAMNAAPDYSATYVTLETDSPHKLTGHGLTFTIGRGNEICVTAVNALTPLIVGRKLEDIAENMGAFWRAFTSDSQLRWIGPDKGAIHLATAAVVNAVWDLWAKSVGKPVWKLLVDMSPEELVRCLDFRYVTDAITPYEALALLYRHAKTKGEREKEMLAQGYPAYTTSAGWLGYDDDKIRRLAREGVAQGWTHFKQKVGGNLEEDVRRARILREEIGENLKLMMDANQVWDVDEAVANMRRLAEFDPWWIEEPTSPDDVLGHAAIRQRLGSIGVATGEHCQNRVMFKQLLQAKAIDFCQVDSCRLGGLNEVLVVLLMAAKFGVPVCPHAGGVGLCEYVQHISLFDYICVSASLENRVLEYVDHLHEHFVDPVVIRNGRYMPPQQPGYSIEMKAPSLETYVFPDGEAWQP; encoded by the coding sequence ATGACCACGATTACGAGGCTGTCCGTTCGCGACATTCGTTTCCCCACTTCTCGTTCTCTGGATGGCTCCGACGCCATGAATGCCGCGCCGGACTATTCCGCCACTTACGTCACGCTCGAAACCGATTCGCCACACAAGCTCACTGGACATGGACTGACCTTTACGATCGGGCGCGGCAATGAAATCTGCGTGACAGCGGTGAATGCGTTGACGCCGCTGATCGTCGGCAGGAAGCTTGAAGATATCGCTGAGAACATGGGCGCATTCTGGCGCGCCTTTACTTCGGATAGTCAATTGCGCTGGATCGGTCCCGATAAGGGGGCAATACATCTGGCTACGGCCGCGGTGGTGAATGCCGTGTGGGACCTTTGGGCGAAATCGGTTGGCAAGCCTGTGTGGAAGCTGCTTGTCGACATGAGCCCGGAAGAACTCGTGCGCTGTCTGGACTTTCGTTACGTGACGGACGCGATCACGCCTTACGAAGCGCTAGCGCTGCTGTATCGCCACGCAAAGACTAAAGGCGAACGCGAAAAGGAAATGCTCGCGCAAGGGTATCCGGCGTATACGACATCGGCGGGCTGGCTTGGTTACGACGACGACAAGATCCGCCGGCTCGCGCGCGAAGGCGTTGCGCAAGGGTGGACGCATTTCAAGCAGAAAGTTGGCGGCAATCTCGAAGAAGATGTGCGACGCGCCCGCATCCTGCGCGAAGAGATCGGCGAGAACCTGAAGCTGATGATGGATGCGAATCAGGTGTGGGATGTCGATGAAGCCGTCGCGAACATGCGGCGTCTTGCGGAGTTCGACCCATGGTGGATCGAAGAGCCCACAAGCCCCGACGATGTACTCGGTCACGCGGCTATTCGTCAGCGGCTGGGATCGATCGGTGTGGCGACGGGCGAGCACTGCCAGAACCGTGTGATGTTCAAGCAGTTGCTGCAAGCCAAGGCAATCGATTTCTGCCAGGTCGATAGTTGTCGTCTGGGCGGACTGAACGAAGTACTCGTCGTGTTGCTGATGGCGGCGAAGTTCGGCGTGCCCGTATGTCCGCACGCGGGCGGCGTCGGATTGTGCGAGTACGTGCAGCACATTTCGCTATTCGACTATATCTGCGTGTCGGCGTCGCTGGAAAACCGCGTGCTGGAGTATGTCGATCATCTGCACGAGCATTTCGTCGATCCCGTTGTTATTCGCAATGGCCGCTATATGCCGCCGCAACAGCCGGGATATAGCATCGAAATGAAAGCGCCGTCACTCGAAACGTATGTCTTCCCCGATGGCGAGGCATGGCAGCCTTGA
- a CDS encoding GntR family transcriptional regulator has product MLACLLEIKRAVSSSSDVANAASNPYVALQKVKGGERGSLTDAVELALREAIVTLVLEPGMMIDKLAVCERMGVSRFPVSAALARLEHAGLVEVLPQRGTRVKPIALHDISQHLFIRSALEVETVRAVALMRDSATIDALAVNLDQQRDVAGSGERLTFHVLDLAFHEIMLDAVNLPRVKEIVAVSRNALDRARQLLASPERLAHTLDEHERIFAAIRVGNADTAAKAMHDHLDEVVAELHRSAKERPDLFAP; this is encoded by the coding sequence ATGCTAGCATGTCTTCTGGAAATCAAGCGTGCCGTGAGCTCTTCGTCAGATGTAGCGAATGCCGCCAGTAATCCGTATGTCGCACTGCAAAAGGTCAAAGGCGGCGAGCGTGGCAGCCTGACCGACGCGGTGGAACTGGCGCTGAGAGAAGCGATCGTGACATTGGTGCTGGAACCCGGAATGATGATCGACAAGCTGGCCGTGTGCGAGCGCATGGGCGTATCGCGCTTTCCGGTTTCCGCTGCATTGGCGCGGCTCGAGCATGCAGGCCTCGTCGAAGTTTTGCCGCAGCGCGGCACACGCGTCAAACCCATTGCGCTTCACGACATAAGCCAGCATCTGTTCATACGCAGCGCGCTGGAAGTCGAAACCGTGCGCGCCGTCGCGCTGATGCGTGACAGCGCGACAATCGACGCGCTCGCCGTCAATCTCGATCAGCAGCGAGACGTAGCCGGCAGCGGAGAGCGTTTGACCTTTCATGTACTCGATCTGGCTTTTCACGAAATCATGCTCGACGCGGTGAATTTGCCGCGTGTGAAGGAAATCGTCGCTGTATCGCGCAATGCACTGGATCGCGCAAGACAACTGTTAGCAAGTCCGGAGCGGCTCGCGCATACGCTCGACGAACACGAGCGCATCTTCGCGGCGATCCGCGTGGGAAACGCCGATACGGCTGCAAAAGCAATGCACGATCATCTCGACGAGGTGGTCGCCGAACTGCACCGGTCCGCGAAAGAAAGACCAGATCTTTTCGCACCTTAA
- a CDS encoding sugar ABC transporter ATP-binding protein has product MTPLISVSKLNKSFPGVRALHEVQFELMAGEVHALMGENGAGKSTLMKILAGVYTRDSGEMLYDGKPVDFTSPREAQAAGIGIIHQELQLMNHLTVAQNMFIGREPRGRLGLFLDEDKLNAQAREILARMHVNLDPRTVVESLTVASQQMVEIAKALSFDSRVLIMDEPTSALNDAEIAELFRIIRQLKERGVGIIYISHKMDELKQISDRVTVMRDGEYVATVSTADTTVPVIIGMMVGRTLADVTPYQGAECTGDIALEVKHLNAGPLVKDVSFTLRKGEILGFAGLMGAGRTEVARAVFGADPIESGEIFVKGVKALIKRPCNAVAHSIGYLSEDRKRFGLATGMDVESNIVMSDLGKFLSLRVFLRRAQIRKRASHFINLLAIRTPSPTQPVRLLSGGNQQKIVIAKWLERDCDVLFFDEPTRGIDVGAKSEIYKLLRSLAAQGKAIVMISSELPEILRMSDRIVVMCEGRITGELSASEATQESIMHLATQRETLKTA; this is encoded by the coding sequence ATGACTCCACTCATTTCCGTCAGCAAGCTCAACAAGAGCTTTCCGGGCGTGAGGGCGCTGCACGAAGTGCAGTTCGAGCTCATGGCGGGCGAAGTGCATGCGTTGATGGGCGAGAACGGCGCAGGCAAGTCCACGCTGATGAAGATTCTCGCGGGCGTCTACACGCGCGATTCCGGCGAAATGCTCTACGACGGCAAGCCCGTCGATTTCACCAGCCCACGCGAAGCACAGGCGGCAGGCATCGGCATCATTCATCAGGAACTTCAGCTGATGAATCATCTGACCGTCGCGCAGAACATGTTCATTGGCCGCGAGCCGCGCGGACGCCTAGGCCTGTTTCTCGATGAAGACAAACTCAACGCGCAAGCTCGCGAGATCCTCGCGCGCATGCATGTGAATCTTGATCCGCGTACCGTCGTCGAGTCGCTCACGGTCGCGAGCCAGCAGATGGTCGAGATCGCGAAAGCGCTGTCGTTCGATTCGCGCGTGCTCATCATGGACGAACCGACCTCCGCGCTGAACGACGCGGAGATTGCCGAGCTTTTTCGTATCATCCGTCAACTGAAGGAACGCGGTGTCGGCATCATCTACATCTCGCACAAGATGGATGAGCTCAAGCAGATTTCCGACCGCGTCACCGTGATGCGCGACGGCGAATATGTGGCCACTGTCTCGACGGCTGATACGACCGTGCCCGTTATCATCGGCATGATGGTGGGCCGCACGCTCGCCGACGTCACGCCGTATCAAGGCGCCGAATGCACGGGCGACATCGCGCTCGAAGTGAAGCATCTGAACGCTGGTCCACTCGTCAAGGACGTGAGCTTTACGCTGCGCAAAGGCGAGATATTGGGATTTGCAGGCCTGATGGGCGCGGGCCGCACGGAAGTCGCGCGCGCGGTATTCGGCGCGGACCCGATCGAGTCAGGCGAAATATTCGTGAAAGGCGTAAAGGCGCTCATCAAGAGACCCTGTAATGCCGTCGCGCATAGCATCGGCTATCTCTCAGAAGACCGCAAACGCTTCGGTCTCGCGACGGGTATGGACGTCGAATCGAACATCGTGATGTCGGATCTCGGCAAGTTCCTGTCGCTGCGTGTGTTTCTCCGCCGCGCCCAGATACGCAAGCGAGCCTCGCATTTCATCAATCTGCTCGCGATCCGCACGCCTTCGCCGACACAGCCTGTCAGGCTGCTGTCGGGCGGCAACCAGCAGAAGATCGTCATTGCGAAATGGCTGGAGCGCGACTGCGACGTACTGTTCTTCGACGAGCCGACGCGCGGCATCGATGTCGGCGCAAAGAGCGAGATCTACAAACTGTTGCGCTCACTCGCGGCGCAAGGCAAGGCGATCGTGATGATCTCGTCGGAATTGCCGGAAATTCTGCGTATGAGCGACCGTATCGTGGTGATGTGCGAAGGCCGTATCACTGGCGAGCTTTCCGCCAGCGAGGCCACGCAGGAAAGCATCATGCATCTCGCGACGCAGCGCGAAACCTTGAAAACAGCATGA
- a CDS encoding ABC transporter permease, with the protein MTSQSDTAALSNEGRLSGFRARLFSPTALQKLLAFTSLILLLIFFSFASPAFMQMDNILGILQATAVNGVLAIASTFVIITGGIDLSVGTLMTFTAVICGVFLTYWHLPMWMGVLAAIVTGALCGTISGTLTAKMKIPPFIATLGMMLLLKGLSLVVSVDKPIYFTDTENFYMISQDSLIAYFLPGVPVPNAVLILFVLAIVSSITLNRTALGRYTFALGSNEEAVRLSGVNVDRWKIAIYGLGGAICGIAGLLIASRLNSAQPALGQGYELEAIAAVVIGGTSLSGGSGTILGTIIGAFIMSVLTNGLRIMSVAQEWQIVVTGLIIILAVYADILRRRKR; encoded by the coding sequence ATGACATCGCAATCGGATACAGCGGCACTGTCCAATGAAGGAAGACTATCGGGTTTCAGAGCCCGTCTCTTCTCGCCAACGGCTTTGCAAAAGCTGCTCGCGTTCACAAGCCTGATATTGCTGCTGATCTTTTTCAGCTTCGCGTCGCCCGCATTCATGCAGATGGACAACATCCTCGGCATTCTGCAGGCGACGGCCGTCAATGGCGTGCTGGCCATTGCCAGTACTTTCGTCATTATCACGGGCGGCATCGATTTGTCCGTCGGCACGCTGATGACGTTTACGGCTGTCATCTGCGGCGTGTTCCTGACCTACTGGCATTTGCCGATGTGGATGGGCGTGCTTGCCGCCATCGTGACGGGCGCACTGTGCGGCACGATTTCGGGCACGTTGACGGCGAAAATGAAAATACCGCCGTTCATTGCCACGCTTGGCATGATGCTGCTGCTCAAAGGGCTTTCGCTCGTCGTGTCAGTCGATAAGCCAATCTATTTCACCGATACAGAGAACTTCTACATGATCTCGCAGGATTCTCTGATCGCATATTTCCTGCCTGGCGTGCCCGTACCGAATGCCGTCCTTATTCTGTTCGTGCTCGCCATCGTGAGTTCGATCACGCTGAATCGCACGGCGCTCGGCCGCTACACGTTTGCACTCGGCAGCAATGAAGAAGCCGTGCGACTGTCGGGCGTGAACGTCGACAGATGGAAGATCGCGATTTACGGCCTGGGTGGCGCGATTTGCGGCATCGCTGGATTGCTGATCGCATCGCGTCTGAATTCGGCGCAACCGGCCCTCGGCCAGGGCTATGAACTCGAAGCGATTGCGGCTGTGGTGATTGGCGGCACGTCGTTGAGCGGCGGTTCGGGCACGATACTCGGCACCATCATCGGCGCGTTCATCATGAGCGTGCTGACCAACGGCTTGCGCATCATGTCGGTTGCACAGGAATGGCAGATCGTGGTGACAGGTCTCATCATCATTCTCGCCGTGTACGCCGATATCTTGCGACGCCGAAAGCGCTGA
- a CDS encoding ABC transporter substrate-binding protein, with product MLKRKVLSIAIGVGTLVGASSLAYADEPYIPLISKGFQHQFWQAVKSGAEQSAKENNVRITFEGPETEAMVDKQIDMLSAALAKKPQALGIAALDSKAAIPLLKRAQSSKIPVIAFDSGVDSDIPLTTCATDNLAAAALAADKMAGMIGNSGEVGVIVHDQTSRTGIDRRDGFLNEMKSKHPNVKIVSVQYGGGDHLKSAEIAKAMIQANPNIKGIFGANEGSAEGAAIGVKESGKKLVLIGYDSGKEQKEDIMSGLMAGAITQNPVGIGKCVIDSAVKALKGEKLPKKVDTGFYWYDKTNINDPKIAAVLYD from the coding sequence ATGTTGAAAAGAAAAGTACTCAGTATCGCGATCGGTGTCGGCACACTCGTCGGTGCAAGCAGCCTGGCGTACGCGGACGAGCCGTACATTCCGCTCATTTCGAAAGGCTTCCAGCATCAATTCTGGCAGGCCGTGAAATCGGGCGCGGAGCAATCCGCGAAGGAAAACAACGTGCGTATCACGTTCGAAGGCCCGGAAACGGAGGCGATGGTCGATAAACAGATCGACATGTTGTCGGCCGCACTCGCGAAGAAACCGCAGGCACTCGGCATTGCCGCGCTCGACAGCAAGGCGGCCATTCCGTTGCTCAAGCGGGCACAGTCCAGCAAGATTCCCGTCATCGCGTTCGACTCGGGCGTCGACAGCGATATTCCGCTGACGACGTGCGCGACGGACAATCTCGCAGCCGCTGCGCTCGCCGCGGACAAGATGGCCGGGATGATCGGCAATTCGGGCGAAGTCGGGGTCATCGTACACGACCAGACGAGCCGCACGGGCATCGACCGCCGCGACGGTTTCCTGAACGAAATGAAGTCGAAGCATCCGAACGTCAAGATCGTTTCGGTGCAATACGGTGGCGGAGATCACCTGAAGTCGGCGGAGATCGCCAAGGCGATGATTCAGGCCAATCCGAACATCAAGGGCATTTTCGGCGCCAACGAAGGTTCGGCGGAAGGCGCGGCCATCGGCGTGAAGGAATCGGGCAAGAAGCTGGTGCTGATCGGCTACGACTCGGGCAAGGAACAGAAAGAGGACATCATGTCCGGCCTGATGGCGGGCGCGATTACGCAAAACCCGGTGGGTATCGGCAAATGCGTGATCGATTCGGCCGTGAAAGCACTGAAGGGCGAGAAGCTGCCGAAGAAAGTCGATACCGGCTTTTACTGGTACGACAAGACGAACATAAATGATCCGAAGATCGCTGCTGTACTCTATGACTAA
- a CDS encoding GlxA family transcriptional regulator, producing the protein MRITVLALDGLFDTGLAVTLDALGAANKLASRMMGGTPKFNVTVVGVRKRVRSGQGFTIPVQAITPDLKPDWVIVPALGKTTPDELIPALDRADVKQATAQLLKWRAEGALIAASCIGTFLLAEAGLLDNREATSTWSLAPLFRQRYPKVSLDESRMLVATDIGVTAGAALGHLDLTLWLIRKASPELATLVSRYLLADIRSLQAPYTIPNHLALADPLMQRFERWARDHLKEGFSLQDAAGAMATSARTLQRRCQEVLGKSPLAYFQDLRVERAQSLLHGSGLDLEAIASEVGYVDGATLRTLLRQRLGRGVRELRADLR; encoded by the coding sequence ATGCGCATTACCGTGCTCGCCCTCGATGGACTGTTCGATACAGGGCTCGCCGTTACGCTCGACGCGCTCGGCGCCGCGAACAAGCTCGCTTCCCGCATGATGGGCGGAACGCCGAAATTCAACGTGACGGTCGTGGGCGTGCGCAAGCGCGTACGCTCGGGGCAGGGCTTCACGATTCCCGTGCAGGCGATCACGCCGGACCTGAAGCCGGACTGGGTCATCGTCCCCGCGCTCGGCAAGACCACGCCGGACGAGCTGATTCCCGCGCTGGATCGAGCGGACGTGAAGCAGGCCACGGCGCAATTGCTGAAGTGGCGTGCTGAAGGCGCCTTGATCGCCGCTTCGTGTATCGGCACCTTTCTGCTCGCCGAAGCGGGTCTGCTCGACAATCGGGAAGCGACGTCGACCTGGTCGCTCGCGCCGCTCTTCAGGCAACGCTATCCGAAGGTCTCTCTCGACGAATCGCGCATGCTCGTCGCCACCGATATCGGCGTGACAGCGGGCGCCGCATTAGGGCATCTCGACCTCACGCTCTGGTTGATCCGCAAGGCGAGTCCGGAACTGGCGACGCTCGTTTCGCGTTACCTGCTCGCGGATATCCGCTCATTGCAGGCGCCGTACACCATTCCCAATCATCTGGCGCTCGCGGACCCGTTGATGCAGCGTTTCGAACGATGGGCGCGAGATCATCTGAAGGAGGGTTTCTCGCTGCAAGATGCCGCCGGCGCAATGGCAACGAGCGCGCGCACGTTGCAGCGCCGCTGCCAGGAAGTGCTGGGGAAATCGCCGCTCGCGTACTTTCAGGACTTACGCGTCGAGCGCGCGCAATCGCTGCTTCACGGCAGCGGGCTCGATCTCGAAGCGATTGCGTCCGAAGTGGGTTATGTCGACGGCGCGACGTTGAGAACGCTATTGCGGCAGCGTTTGGGACGGGGCGTGCGTGAGTTGCGCGCGGACTTGCGCTAA
- a CDS encoding GNAT family N-acetyltransferase, with the protein MSKRCATIEQHTPHAYSERSTGSVVLRRFDPSRDSYEQLTTMLHRAFARLGMMGLNCTCVDQDVAVTMRRAQSGDCFVMVSGGKIIGTMTLYASDSDSLCGHYHRHDVATIRQLAIDPSWQNRGIGKSMLAFAEHWAATRGYAELALDTPYPAAHLVAFYRGQGFRIVDAIRFTGKVYDSAILSKAPVVARTLAAWTHQIALPGARLVRFAA; encoded by the coding sequence ATGTCGAAACGATGCGCGACAATCGAACAGCACACGCCCCACGCTTATAGCGAGCGGAGCACCGGCAGCGTGGTGCTACGACGCTTCGATCCGTCGCGCGACTCGTACGAGCAACTCACGACGATGCTGCATCGCGCGTTTGCGCGGCTCGGCATGATGGGGTTGAACTGCACGTGTGTGGATCAGGACGTGGCCGTCACGATGAGACGCGCTCAAAGTGGTGACTGCTTCGTGATGGTCAGCGGTGGAAAGATCATCGGCACGATGACGCTTTATGCGAGCGACAGCGACTCGCTCTGTGGGCACTATCACCGGCACGATGTCGCGACGATTCGCCAGCTGGCTATCGATCCTTCGTGGCAAAACCGTGGCATCGGTAAATCTATGCTGGCGTTTGCCGAGCATTGGGCCGCGACGCGCGGTTATGCGGAGTTGGCGCTCGATACGCCGTATCCGGCGGCGCATCTCGTTGCCTTCTATCGCGGACAAGGCTTCCGCATCGTTGATGCGATCCGCTTCACAGGCAAGGTGTACGACAGCGCGATTCTCAGCAAAGCGCCCGTCGTCGCACGCACACTGGCCGCGTGGACGCATCAGATCGCGTTGCCGGGCGCGCGCCTTGTTCGCTTTGCGGCGTGA